Proteins encoded by one window of Kribbella italica:
- a CDS encoding MFS transporter: MTAETSVPPATGQAPYPRRWIAMAVLILAFMLDLVNVTIVNVGLPAIQRDLGATPAQLEWISAAYLLAFAAALITFARLGDLAGRKRVFLAGIAVFAVTGVWSGLAGSVEVLIVARAAQGLAAAALAPQVLSILYTLFQGRERAAVFGVFGIMGGLAQAVGLLLGGVVVTADIAGLGWRAIFLVTVPMAVVLLAAGAWLVPESRLVGGLRPKWLATAVLTVGLVAIVFPLLDGRTYGWPVWIWFCLVAGIVALAGLALVEHRKNPAGALLPLDLFRVPVVSRGLTVLLLIFASFSGFLLILTLWLQGSQEYSPLDAGLLMAAFAAGGVAMSPFTGRLLVRFGRTLILLGSSLAGVGALVVLLAARAADGPVGAWTLVPGLFVMGLSMNLVVPTLATLFLAGVPVELAGAGSGIFNTGQQFGGALGVAGIGAIYFAALDSGGPRAAVTAGTVAVAVGLVVSGVVALTIPRISLSES; this comes from the coding sequence GTGACCGCAGAGACCTCAGTCCCACCCGCCACCGGCCAGGCGCCGTACCCCCGTCGCTGGATCGCGATGGCCGTGCTGATCCTGGCCTTCATGCTCGACCTGGTGAACGTCACGATCGTGAACGTCGGCCTGCCGGCGATCCAGCGTGATCTCGGGGCGACCCCGGCCCAGCTGGAGTGGATCTCGGCCGCGTACCTGCTCGCGTTCGCGGCGGCGCTGATCACCTTCGCCCGGCTCGGTGACCTGGCCGGCCGCAAGCGGGTCTTCCTGGCCGGGATCGCGGTGTTCGCGGTCACCGGGGTGTGGTCCGGTCTGGCCGGGAGCGTGGAGGTGCTGATCGTGGCCCGGGCCGCGCAGGGACTGGCCGCCGCCGCGCTCGCCCCGCAGGTGCTGAGCATTCTCTACACGCTGTTCCAGGGCCGGGAGCGGGCCGCCGTCTTCGGTGTCTTCGGCATCATGGGCGGTCTGGCCCAGGCCGTCGGCCTGCTGCTCGGCGGTGTGGTCGTCACCGCGGACATCGCCGGGCTGGGGTGGCGGGCCATTTTCCTCGTCACCGTGCCGATGGCCGTCGTACTGCTGGCGGCGGGAGCGTGGCTGGTGCCCGAGAGCAGGCTCGTCGGCGGGCTCCGGCCGAAGTGGCTCGCTACCGCCGTCCTGACGGTGGGGCTGGTGGCGATCGTCTTCCCGCTCCTGGACGGCCGGACCTACGGCTGGCCGGTGTGGATCTGGTTCTGCCTGGTCGCCGGCATCGTGGCGCTCGCCGGCCTGGCTCTTGTCGAGCACCGGAAGAACCCAGCCGGTGCGCTGCTTCCGCTCGACCTGTTCAGGGTTCCTGTGGTCTCCCGCGGGCTGACCGTCCTGCTGCTGATCTTCGCGAGCTTCTCCGGGTTCCTGCTGATCCTCACCCTGTGGCTGCAAGGGAGTCAGGAGTACTCGCCGTTGGACGCCGGTCTCCTGATGGCTGCCTTCGCGGCAGGTGGCGTGGCCATGTCGCCGTTCACCGGGCGCCTTCTGGTCCGCTTCGGCCGGACGCTCATCCTGCTCGGGAGCTCGCTGGCGGGTGTGGGTGCGCTGGTCGTCCTGCTGGCGGCCCGGGCGGCGGACGGGCCGGTCGGCGCGTGGACGTTGGTGCCTGGGCTGTTCGTGATGGGCCTCAGCATGAACCTCGTCGTACCGACTCTGGCGACCTTGTTCCTGGCCGGAGTTCCCGTCGAGTTGGCTGGGGCCGGCTCGGGCATCTTCAACACCGGCCAGCAGTTCGGTGGGGCGCTCGGCGTGGCGGGGATCGGCGCGATCTACTTCGCCGCGCTGGACTCCGGTGGTCCTCGGGCGGCCGTCACCGCGGGCACGGTGGCGGTCGCGGTGGGCCTCGTCGTCAGCGGCGTCGTCGCGCTGACGATCCCGAGGATCTCCTTGAGCGAGAGCTAA
- a CDS encoding MarR family winged helix-turn-helix transcriptional regulator encodes MTSEPSPLCRTLLAATVRHAAAAARFDHEVGVQAGLPLSTYESSFVNLLRLHGPLSPGELGKLTGLSSSGTITGVIDRLERAGYVVRERCVEDRRRVTISLNTAWLDQENNPRLRALAALMETYTAAELETIADFVTKLADLEAGILDPATGSMRDNGNDDADREAAGLHRT; translated from the coding sequence ATGACAAGCGAGCCGTCTCCGCTGTGCCGCACGCTCCTGGCCGCGACCGTCCGCCACGCCGCGGCGGCCGCGCGGTTCGACCACGAGGTCGGCGTACAGGCCGGGCTACCGCTCAGCACGTACGAGTCGAGCTTCGTCAACCTGCTGCGGCTGCACGGTCCGCTCAGCCCGGGCGAGCTCGGCAAGCTGACCGGGCTCAGCTCGTCCGGCACCATCACCGGCGTGATCGACCGGCTGGAGCGGGCCGGGTACGTCGTCCGGGAACGCTGTGTCGAGGACCGGCGCCGGGTCACCATCTCGCTCAACACCGCGTGGCTCGACCAGGAGAACAACCCGCGTCTGCGGGCGCTCGCGGCCCTGATGGAGACCTACACGGCGGCCGAGCTGGAGACGATCGCGGACTTCGTCACCAAGCTGGCCGACCTCGAGGCCGGCATCCTCGACCCGGCGACCGGATCGATGCGGGACAATGGAAACGATGACGCTGACCGAGAAGCTGCCGGACTCCACCGAACCTGA